A genomic window from Plodia interpunctella isolate USDA-ARS_2022_Savannah chromosome 29, ilPloInte3.2, whole genome shotgun sequence includes:
- the LOC128682233 gene encoding uncharacterized protein LOC128682233, with amino-acid sequence MAAPSGESSGTGNEEYTAGVRLVVLNLPEDEGIGLGFRLTRTLWDPYPWVREVTPGARADTAGLKTGDCLLQADGRDLLGLPVGQVAGLIRGDGAGRGVSLLVWNCGVDPRDDPELLWSCGGGARGERARRALAGVLRALACCVCAATAVRALSCARSHLYCEACWSRLERCALCREVLPPKDSPYAKNLVAEQAFEAIATEYEIRDTLKRPTQSVSAYNTPNRSPNISPAVNRKNHYRLSSMSRKKVQFNEKLGQTYGSDPSLHKSFEKRTTNSVDNDAGNSSCQCDRNKNVPKMKVSSRECDSGDLNCHNLQHKLVARLRPACSLADLPNGVQSCNLSRSLNSLGNCKSDCQHSGSLDSLKNSCPLNVGDQPVFVLSPPPIYVLACDHCQNK; translated from the exons ATGGCGGCACCGTCCGGGGAGTCTTCCGGAACCGGAAATGAGGAATACACGGCTGGTGTTAGACTTGTTGtg CTCAATCTCCCTGAAGACGAGGGTATAGGACTCGGGTTCAGACTCACCAGGACTCTGTGGGATCCATATCCATGG GTGCGGGAGGTCACACCTGGTGCGAGGGCCGACACTGCGGGTCTGAAGACTGGAGACTGTTTGCTTCAAGCTGATGGCAGGGACCTCTTGGGGTTGCCG GTCGGTCAAGTAGCAGGGCTGATAAGGGGAGATGGCGCAGGGAGGGGGGTGTCTCTACTCGTGTGGAACTGCGGCGTGGACCCGAGGGACGACCCTGAG TTGCTATGGAGTTGCGGGGGGGGCGCGCGGGGCgagcgcgcgcggcgcgcgctGGCGGGCGTGCTGCGCGCGCTGGCGTGCTGCGTGTGCGCCGCCACCGCCGTGCGCGCGCTCAGCTGCGCTCGCTCACATCTCTATTGCGAAG CTTGCTGGTCGAGGTTGGAGCGCTGTGCATTGTGCCGAGAAGTCCTACCCCCGAAGGACTCCCCATATGCGAAGAATTTAGTGGCCGAACAG gcTTTCGAGGCAATAGCTACGGAATACGAAATAAGGGACACGTTAAAAAGACCAACTCAATCAGTTTCGGCGTACAACACACCAAATAGATCACCAAATATCTCCCCAGCCGTGAACCGTAAAAACCATTATCGCTTGTCATCAATGAGCAGAAAAAAAGTACAATTCAACGAGAAACTTGGCCAAACTTACGGCTCCGATCCCAGTTTGCACAAGTCATTCGAAAAAAGAACTACCAATTCGGTGGATAATGATGCTGGCAACTCCAGCTGTCAATGTGACAGGAATAAAAACGTTCCGAAAATGAAAGTCTCGAGTCGAGAATGTGACAGCGGTGATTTGAATTGTCACAATTTACAGCATAAATTGGTGGCTAGATTGAGACCAGCGTGTTCATTAGCCGATTTACCGAATGGAGTGCAGTCTTGTAATCTGTCTAGGTCACTAAATAGCTTGGGGAATTG CAAATCTGACTGTCAGCACAGTGGTTCCCTAGATAGTTTGAAGAATAGCTGTCCTCTAAATGTCggag ATCAACCAGTTTTTGTTCTGTCGCCGCCGCCTATTTACGTTCTAGCTTGTGATCATTGTCAAAATAAGTGA